The segment CGCATCTTTCAAGATACAGTCTGGCATGGCCGATTGTATCATTGCCGGAGGCGCGGAGTCCATGAGTTTGGTGCCTGTGGTGGGCTGGAAAACCTCCCCTAACTACAAAATCGCGAAAGAGCACCCAGAGTATTACCTGAGCATGGGTTTGACTGCCGAAGCAGTGGCGCATGATTTCAAAGTAAGCCGTGAAGACCAGGATGCCTTTGCCTATGCTTCGCACCAGAAAGCCATCCGGGCCATTGAGGAAGGCCGGTTCAGAGACCAGATTGTGCCTATCAACGTGGAAGAGACTTTCCTGGATGAGAACGGTAAAAAGAAAACCCGCTCCTACGTGGTAGACACGGATGAAGGTCCGCGTGCTGATACGTCTTTGGAGAAACTGGCCAAACTTCGGCCGGTGTTTGCTGCCAACGGAAGTGTAACTGCCGGTAACTCTTCCCAAACTTCAGACGGAGCAGCCTTCGTGATTGTGATGAGTGAGCGCATGGTGAAAGAGCTGAACATTGAGCCGATTGCTCGTCTGGTGTCTTACGCTGCCGAGGGAGTGGATCCGCGCATCATGGGTATGGGGCCAGTAAAAGCTATTCCGCGCGCGTTGAAAAATGCCGGCATGAATCTGCAGGACATCGACATCATTGAAATGAACGAAGCATTCGCGTCACAGTCCATTGCGGTGATGCGAGAACTGGGCATTGATCCAGACAAACTGAACCCGAA is part of the Rufibacter tibetensis genome and harbors:
- a CDS encoding acetyl-CoA C-acyltransferase, with product MQTAYIVAGFRTAVGKAPRGVFRFTRPDDLAADVIKHLLASVPQLDPARVDDLLVGNAVPEAEQGLQMGRMISLLSLPINVPGAIMNRYCGSGIETIATASFKIQSGMADCIIAGGAESMSLVPVVGWKTSPNYKIAKEHPEYYLSMGLTAEAVAHDFKVSREDQDAFAYASHQKAIRAIEEGRFRDQIVPINVEETFLDENGKKKTRSYVVDTDEGPRADTSLEKLAKLRPVFAANGSVTAGNSSQTSDGAAFVIVMSERMVKELNIEPIARLVSYAAEGVDPRIMGMGPVKAIPRALKNAGMNLQDIDIIEMNEAFASQSIAVMRELGIDPDKLNPNGGAIALGHPLGCTGAKLSVQLFSDLRRENKKYGMVTACVGGGQGVAGIYEFLK